The sequence below is a genomic window from Thalassobaculum sp. OXR-137.
GTTCGACCGGTAGCTCTGCGTCGCAACATCGAACACATCGACACCGAAATGTCGGGGATCGCTCGCGAAGGCCAGCCTGGTCTCGCCGAACGCCAACTTCTGGAGGGGCGGGACCTGCGTCTCGACGAGAAACCGCCCTCCTGGCCGCAGATGCACCGCAGCGTTCTTGAAACAGGCAACCTGCGCCTGCTGTGTCGTCAGATTGTCGATGGTGTTGAAAACAAGGAAGACGAGCGAAAAACTCCCGGCAACCCGCACCGAGGTCATGTCGCCGATCGCGACCTCCATGGGTGCCGCGGTTTCCTTCGCCCGCAGCTTTTCGACCATGGCCCGCGAAAGCTCGATCCCCTTCACGACCGCGCCTCGCTCGGCCAGGGGGATGGCTATCCGGCCCGTGCCGACGGCGAATTCGAGGATCTCCCCGCCCTCGGACAAGTCGATCAGACACTCGACGGTCTGCCGGATTAAGTCAGGGTCGGTGCCGCCATGGTCCCGATCGTAGGTTTCCGCGATCCCCTCGTCGAAAAATCCGTCCCGGCTCACGAGATCGATCTCCTCGCCGCGGTTAGGCGCGCACCTATGAGACCGCGCCCTAGCCCGACGCTGCCGACACCAAGGCCGCAGCCCGCGCCTTCGCCAGATCGGCGGCTTGGTCGCGGCCAGTGGCCTTGAGCGCGGTGGCGTAGTTCTGCCAGCTCCAGGCCGAGTTCGGCTTCGCCGCCGTGCGCTCAGCCAGCAGGGCCCGGGCCAGCATCGGATCGGCCTCCACCGCGGCGGTGACCAGCATCTCCTCGAACACGTCGCGCTGGGCGTGGCTGCCGCCCATGCAGTACAGGTCGTAGCGCACCGGATAGAGCGCCTCCACGACCGTGGCCGCATCGCCGGCGGCCAGGGCCGCCATGGCCTCCGCCGTGGCGGTCCCGACCCGGGCGGCGACCCGGCCTTGCGTTGTCGCGGCGTTGGCGTAGCTCTCCAGATGCCCAGCGAGCGTGGCCGCAGCCTGCGGCTCCCCACCCTTGATCAGCGCCATCAGATAATGCAGCGACACGAAGATCAGCTCGTGGTCCTCGGCATGGCGCAGGGAGACCCGCGCCAGGTCCTTCCAGCGATCGCCCACATCGACGCCGTACATCTCCAGCCGCCACAGCAGCGACGCACCATTGCAGACGTCGAGATACATGTCGGCGTCGAGATCGGAGGCGATCTGCCGGTCATAGAGCGCCAGCACCGCGCCGAACTCGTGGCGCTCCAGGTGGAACAGCGCCTGGTGCCAGTAGAGATGGAAGCGGAAGTTGTTGGTGGCCGACCAGGACGGCTCCAGACCCGAGACCCAGTCCACGCCCTCGCGGTGGCGACCCTGCATCTCCATGATATGGGCGACCGCATGCACGGCCCAGGCATCGGCCGGGTTCTGCTCCACCGCCATGCGGCCGAACGGCTCGGCCGCGGCGTAGTCGCCGGCCTCCTCCAGCCCGAAGGCATGCATGCCGAGCAGGAACCCGTAATCCGGGTCGTCTTTGCTCCAGTCCGGCAGCACCCGGGCGGTGCTGTCGCGCATCATCCGGCCCTCGCCGGCGTAGAAATGGTTGAAATGGGCCAGCCGCAGGGCGAGCGCGTCCTTGGGGTATTCGAGAACCGCCCGCTCCCAGCAGGCGGTGGTGCGGTCGATATCCTCGGCACACCAGGCGTCCAGGGCGGCCAGGTGCAGCGCCTCGCGCTCGGTCACGCCCTGGGTTTCCGCCCGGGTCTTGGCCTCGGCCAGCGCCTTCTTCGCGCGCTCAGCCATGGCGCCGCTGCCGAACAGCTTGAACAGATACCCCTTGGCCACGTGGGCCATCGGCATGTCCGGATCGGCGGAGAACACCTGCTTCAGCCGGTCGCCGATATCCCTGCCGAAGCCGAGATAGGAGGTCACCATGCCGTCGAAGGCCTCCACAGCCTCCGGGCGCGCGCTGGTGTAGGTCAGGCCGTAGCGGCCTTCCTGGAGTGCCATGAAGCTCCTTGTCCGCCCTCAGTCGAGCGTGATCGGGTTCGCTTTGGCTATGCTATCGAAGGCTTTGAAGGTCGCCAACAGGCCGCCGACCTGATCGAGCGGCACCATGTTCGGGCCATCGGACGGGGCGCTGTCCGGCTCCGGGTGGCATTCCATGAACACGGCGGCCACGCCGACGGCCAGGGCCGCGCGGGCGATGACCGGGACGAATTCGCGCTGGCCGCCCGACGAGCCGCCCTTGCCGCCCGGCTGCTGCACCGAATGGGTTGCGTCGATCACCACCGGATAGCCGTCGCGGGCCATTTCCGGCAGACCGCGCATGTCGGAGACCAGGGTGTTGTAGCCGAAGCTGGTGCCCCGGTCGGTCAGCAGGATGTTCTGGTTGCCGGTGGCGACCACCTTGGCTGCGATGTTGGCCACGTCCCAGGGGGCCAGGAACTGGCCCTTCTTGATGTTCACGGTCTTGCCGGTCTCGCCGGCGGCGACCACGAGGTCGGTCTGGCGGCACAGGAAGGCCGGGATCTGCAGCACGTCCACCGCCTGCGCCGCGATGGCGCATTGCGCCGGCTCATGCACGTCGGTCAGCACCGGGCAGCCGAACTTCTCGCGCACCTCGACCAGGATCGCCAGACCCTGGTCGATGCCGACGCCGCGGCCGGCATTCAGGCTGGTCCGGTTCGCCTTGTCGTAGGACGACTTGAAGATCAGCGGGACCTCGGCCGCCGCGCAGACCTTCACCAGTTCCTCGGCGATCTCCAGCGCGTGCTCCCGGCTCTCGATCTGGCACGGACCGGCGATCAGGGTGAACGGGCGGTCGTTGGCGACGGCGAGGTCGCCGATGCGGACGGTGCGGGAGGCAACCATGGGATCAGCCCTTTGCTGGATCAGACCAGACGCGACTGCTCCACCGCCGCGGCGATGAAGCTGGTGAACAGCGGATGTGGGTCGAACGGCTTGGACTTCAATTCCGGGTGGAACTGGACGCCGACGAACCACGGATGGTCCGGCCGCTCGATGATTTCCGGAAGCACACCGTCCGGCGACATGCCGGAGAAGCGCAGACCCGCCTGCTCCAGAGCCGGCTTGTAGTTGATGTTGACCTCATAGCGGTGCCGGTGGCGCTCATGGATCAGGGCGTCGCCGTAGATGTCGTGTACCCGGCTGCCGTCCTCGAGCCGGCACTCATAGGCGCCGAGACGCATGGTGCCGCCGTAGTCGCCGCCCGCATCGCGGGTCTCGGTGACATTGCCCCGGGTCCATTCGGTGAGCAGGCCGACGACCGGCTCATCGCAGGGACCGAACTCGGTGGAACCCGCACCCGCAATGCCGCCGCCGGAGCGCGCCGCTTCGATGCAGGCCATCTGCATGCCGAAGCAGATGCCGAAATAGGGAATCCGCCGCTCGCGGGCGAAGGTGACCGCCGCGATCTTGCCCTCGGAACCGCGCTCGCCGAAGCCGCCCGGCACCAGGATGCCGTGGACATCCTCCAGCCGCATGACCGCTTCGCTCTCGGTCTCGAAGATCTCGCTGTCGATCCAGTCGAGCTCGACCTTCACGTTGTTGGCGATGCCGCCATGAGTCAACGCCTCGGCCAGCGACTTGTAGCTGTCCAGCAGGCTCGTGTACTTGCCGACCACGGCGATCTTCACATGACCTTCCGGATTGGCGACCCGGTCCATGATGCCGGTCCAGCGCTCCAGATTCGGCTCGCTCTCGTCCTGCAGCAGGCCGAAATGGCGCAGCACCTCGGTGTCCAGCCCGTCCTCATGGTAGCGCAGCGGCACCTCGTAGATCGACGAGGCGTCGAGCGCCGGGATCACCGCTTCGGGACGGATGTTGCAGAACTGGCCGATCTTGCGGCGCTGGTCGCTCGGAATCTCCCGGTCGCACCGGCACAGCAGGATGTCCGGCTGGATACCGACGCTCTGCAGCTCCTTCACCGAGTGCTGGGTCGGCTTGGTCTTCAACTCGCCGGCCGAGGGGATGTAGGGCACCAGGGTCAGGTGCAGGAACAGCGAGCGCTCGTGGCCGAGCTCGTTGCCGAGCTGGCGAATCGCCTCCAGGAAGGGCAGGCCCTCGATGTCGCCGACCGTGCCGCCGATCTCGCACAGGACGAAATCCTCGTCCGTGATGTCGCCCTTGGCGAACTCCTTGATCGCGTCGGTGACGTGCGGGATGACCTGGATCGTGGCGCCGAGATAGTCGCCGCGCCGCTCGCGCGTGATCACGTCCATATAGATCTGGCCGGTGGTCACGTTGTCGCTCTTGCGGGCCGAGACGCCGGTGAAGCGCTCGTAATGGCCGAGATCGAGATCGGTCTCCGCCCCGTCGTCGGTGACGTAGACCTCGCCGTGTTGATACGGGCTCATGGTGCCCGGATCCACGTTCAGATAGGGGTCCAGCTTGCGCAGCCGGACTTTATAGCCGCGTGCCTGAAGCAGCGCGCCAAGGGCGGCAGAGGCGAGACCTTTTCCCAGGGAGGAGACCACGCCGCCGGTAATGAAGATAAACCGCGTCATGGGCGTTCCTTATACATCATCGAGTGCGATCCAAGCACGCGTTGTGACCATCCGGCGCCACGAATGCGATGCCGGTCGAGAACGGGCGGGAATTTCCCGCCGAATCAATGTGTTACTGCGAGAGAGGCGCGGCGGGAGCCGTCGGCTCGGCCGGCGTCGAGACCGCCGGAACCTGATCGACGATGGACGCCTTCTTGGTCTGGGAGGCGAGAATCGCCAATGTCAGGCTGGTCGCCATGAAGCAGGCGGCCAGAATCGCCGTGGTCCGGGTCAGCAGGTTTGCGGTGCCGCGCGCCGACATGAAGGACCCGAGGCCGCCGCCACCGCCGCCGCCACCGCCGATGCCCAGGCCGCCGCCCTCGCTGCGCTGAAGCAGCACGGTGACGATCAGCGCCAGCGCGATCATGAGATGTACGGTGAGAATGATCAGTTGCATGTCGAACCCCGGTCTTCGGTCGGCGCGGGTTGTAACGTTTCCAGCGCCGGTTGGCCAGTCTGTCGTGCGTCTATCTCAGACACGCGGTCACGGGGTCGCCTGGGCGATGCCGAGGAAGTCCTCCGCTTTGAGCGACGCGCCGCCGACCAGGGCGCCGTTCACGTTGGCCACCGACATCAGTTCCTTGGCGTTCCCCGGCTTCACCGAGCCGCCATAGAGCAGCCGGACGTTGGCCGCGTCGCCGCAGATATCGTCCAGCACCTTGCGGATATGCGCATGGACGGCGGCGACGTCCTCGGCGGTCGGCGTGCGGCCGGTGCCGATCGCCCAGACCGGCTCGTAGGCCACGACCAGCGTCTCGCCGGTCAGCCCCTCGGGCACCGAGCCGCGGACCTGACTCTCGACCACCTCAAGCGCCTTGCCGGCATCGCGCTCGGCCTCGGTCTCGCCGACGCAGACGATGGGCACCAGGCCGGCCCGGCGGGCCGCCTCGGCCTTGGCGCGGACCTCCGCATCGGTCTCGCCGTGATCGGCGCGGCGCTCGGAATGGCCGACGATGACATAGGTGCAGCCGAGATCGGCCAGCATCTCCGGGGAGACGTCGCCTGTATGGGCGCCGCTCTCCGCGGTGTGGCAGTCCTGGCCGCCCAGGGCGACGCCGCTGGAACCGAGCATGACGCTGACCGGCGACAGATAGACCGACGGCGGGCAGACCACGAGTTCCACCGCCACCTTGCCGACGTTGCGGGCCAGCGCCTCGGCCAGAACCTCGCTGGAGACGCGGTCCATGTTCATCTTCCAATTGCCGGCAATCAGCGCGCGTGGAGCCACGGCGAAACCCTCCTTGGTCGTCACTGGATGCTTTGAAACGTGGGGACGCTCTAGCACGGGGCAAGGGTGCCCGCCACCCGCCGATCCCCCGTCCGATCCCTCGCCCGATCCCCGGCCCGATCCCCCGCCCTGCCCGAAGCCTTGCGTTCTAAGGGGGACGGAGCCTACAACCCTGATCCGAACGACCATTCGCGACCCGCTGCATCAGGCCGCCGTATCATGCTCCAGTTTATTCGTTCCAAGGTCTCCTCGATCTTCGTCAAGATTCTGTTCGTCCTGCTGATCGCGAGCTTCGCGATCTGGGGCATCGGCGACACGATCTTCGGCAGCCCCGCCGGCCGCGCCGCGGTCGAGGTCGACGGCGACGTGCGGGTCACCGCGGTCGAGGCGGCGGAGGAGTTCGACCGGTCGCGCCGGCGTCTGGGCATTCCGCTGACCGTGGATCAGGCGATCCAGCTCGGCCTGCTCGACCAGACCCTGCAGAACCTGACGGTGCAGAGCCTGATGGTCGTGGCGACCAACCGGCTCGGCCTGTCCGCGAGCGACGAGCAGATCGTCCAGCTCATCCACCGGCAGTTCCGCGACAGCCTGGGTCAGTTCGATCGCACCGCCTACCAGACCTTCCTGGCCTCGAACGGCTGGAGCGAGTCGGAGTTCGTCTCCCGCGCCCGCCGCGACCTGGCCCGCAACCAGCTCATCGGCGCCGTGGCCGCCGGCAGCGAGAAGACCGTGCCTGACGCGATCGTTAAGACGCTGCACGACTATCGCGAGGAGCGCCGGATCGCGGCGGCGGTGCGCATCGACGCCTCCGCCCTGCCCGCCCCCGAGCAGCCGGACGAGGCGGCGCTGAGCGCCTATTACGAAGAGCGCAAGAAGGACTACGAGACGCCGGAATACCGCGGCGTGAGCTGGCTGGCGGTCTCGCCCCAGTCGATCGCCCAGTCCATGGAGATCCCCGAGGACGAGCTGCGGGAGCTGTTCGAGGAGCGCAAGGCGAGCTTCGACACCCGGGGAACGCGCACGGTCGACCAGGCCCTGTTCGCCGACCAGGACGCGGCCGGCGCCGCCTATGACCGGATCCAGGCGGGCGAGGATTTCGCCGCGGTGGCCGAAGAGGTCACCGGCATGTCCGCCGCCGAACTCGATTTCGGTCAGGTGACCCGCAGCGACCTGCCCGAAGGCACCGCCGAGGCGGTCTTCGCCCTCACCGAGCCGGGCTCGGTGACGGAGCCGGTGGAAAGCCCGTTCGGCTGGCACCTGTTCCGCATCCGCGAGGCCGAGGTCGGCGCGCCGGCAAGCTTCGAGGACGTGCGCGACGACCTGAGGCGCGAAGTCGCCCTGGAACGGGCCTATGACGAGGTCTTCGAGCGCTCCAACGCCGTGGAGGACGCGCTCGCCGCCGGGTCCACCCTGGAGGAAGCGGCCCGGTCGCTGAACATCCCGCTGAACCAGATCCCCTTCGTCGCCCGCGACGGCAGTCAGCCGGCCGGCGGCATCGTCACCACCCTGCCCGGCGAGCCGTTCCTGCGGACCGCCTTCGAGACCGAGACGGGCACCCAGAGCACGCTGACCGAAACCCGCGACGGCACCTATTTCATCCTGCGCGTCGATGGCGTCGAGCCGCCGCGGATTCCCGAACTCGGGCAGGTCCGCCCGGCGGTGCTCGCCGATTGGGACACGGAACAGCGTCTGGAGCGGGCGGAGGACATCGCCGACGAGATCGTCGCCGCCGTGAAGGCCGGCACGCCGCTCGCCGAGGCCGCCGCCGAGCACGACCTGACGGTCGAGCGTCTGCCGGCGATCACCCGCCAGGGCCAGGGCCTGACCCCCGGCTGGCCGCCGGCCGTCGCGGGCGCCCTGTTCGAGCAGAAGGCCGGCGGCGCCAGCGCCGTCAGCAGCGACCAGGGCGCCGCCGTGGTCACCCTGGTCGAGGTCATCGAGGGCGGCGGCTCCATGGCGGGGCCGCAGGACCAGGTCCGGGCCGAGATTGCCGGCGCCGTCTCCAACGACCTGATCGAGCTGCTGCTCGCCGATCTGGAAAGCCGCCACGAGGTCACCGTCAATCCGGGTGCCGTGCGTCAGCTCTTCACCGTGAACGAAGGCGCGCAATGACCACCAGTCCCGATTTCGACGCGTTCCGAGAGGCCTACGACGCAGGACGGGCGCAGGTGGTCTGGACCACCCTGGTCGCCGATCTGGAGACGCCGGTCTCCGCCATGATGAAGCTGGCGGACGGCCGGGCGAACGCCTTCCTGCTGGAATCCGTCGAGGGCGGCGCGGTGCGCGGCCGCTACTCGATCATCGGCCTGAAGCCGGACCTGATCTGGCGGTTCTACAAGGACAAGGCGGAGATCAACCGGCAGGCCCGGGTCGACACCGACGCCTTCGAGCCGCTGTCGGAGCCGCCGCTGGCCTCCCTGCGGGCGCTGATCGCCGAGAGCCGCATCGACCTGCCGGCCGAGGTGCCGCCGATGGCGGCCGGCCTGTTCGGCTATATGGGCTACGACGCCATCCGCCTGTTCGAGGACATTCCGGACAACAACCCGGACACCCTCGGCATCCAGGACGGCATCATGCTGCGGCCGACCATCGTCTGCGTGTTCGACAACATCGACGACATGGTCACCATCATCACCCCGGTCTATCCGGACGCCGAGATGGGCGCGCGGGCGGCCTATGCGGCGGCGGCGGAGCGGCTGGCCGACGTGGTCTCCGATTTCGAGCGCTCCCTGCCCTACCGCCGCGAGCGGCCGGGGGCGGTCGACGCCCTGCCGGAGCCGGTCTCCAATACCGGACGCGAGCAGTATCACGAGATGGTCCGCCGGACCGTCGAGTACATCAACGCCGGCGACGCCTTCCAGGTGGTGCCGTCGCACCGGATGTCGGTGCCGTTCACCCTGCCGCCCTTCGCGCTGTACCGCTCGCTGCGGCGGCTGAATCCCTCGCCCTTCCTGTTCTTCTTCGATTTCGGCGCCTATTCGATCGTCGGCTCCAGCCCGGAGATCCTGGTGCGGCTGCGCGACGGGGTGGTGACGATCCGCCCGCTCGCCGGCACCCGCAAGCGCGGCGAGACCCCGGAAGAGGACAAGGCCCTGGCCGAGGAGCTGCTGGCTGATCCGAAGGAACGGGCCGAGCATCTCATGCTGCTCGATCTGGGCCGCAACGACGTGGGCCGGGTGGCCAAGATCGGCACGGTGGAGGTGAAGGACCAGTTCACCATCGAGCGCTACAGCCACGTCATGCACATCGCCAGCCACGTGGACGGCGAGCTGGCCGAGGACAAGGACGTGCTGGAAGCCCTGTTCGCCGGCTTCCCGGCGGGCACGGTGTCCGGCGCGCCCAAGGTCCGGGCGATGGAGATCATCGACGAGCTGGAAGTGTCGCGCCGCGGCGTCTATGCGGGGGCCGTGGGCTATCTCTCGGCCAACGCCATGGACACCTGCATCGCCCTGCGCACCGCCCTGGTGAAGGACGGCACCATGTACGTCCAGGCCGGCGGCGGCGTGGTCGCCGACAGCGACCCCGAGGCCGAATGGCAGGAAACCCAGAACAAGGCCCGCGCCCTCATCCGCGCGGCCCAGGAAGCGGTGCGCTTCGCGGCAAGGCGGAGCTGACCCGCCTAATCTCTAAACATGTGTCATCCCGAACTCGTTTCGGGACCTCACGTGCGTCGATGCCGTTGGAGGTCCCGAAACAAGTTCGGGATGACGGTTAAAACGGATGAGTGGGTAGCCCCTACTCCGCCGGCTGGGCCACCGGCTCGGTGCGCCGCCCCGCCGGCAGCAGCAGCCCCGCAACAGCGCCACCCGCCGCGAACAGGGCCAGCAGCACTAGCAGCGGCTCGAAATCGCCGGCCATGTCGTAAAGCTGGCCCACCAGCGGCACGCTGATCGCCGACACGCCCAGCGACACCAGGAACTTCACCCCGAAGGCGGTGCCGCGCCAGGCCGGCGGCGAGTAGCGGGCGAACAGGCTGTTCTCGGCCGGCACGAAGGCGGTGTTGGTCAGCACCATCATCGCCGCCACCGGCAGCAGCAGCGGCCCGGCCAGGGTCGCGGCCACCGCCAGGAACGGGATCTGCAGCGCCCAGCAGGTGATGTAGACCCGCTTCAGGTCGAACCGGTCGGCCATCCAGCCGCCCAGCACCTGCGCCAGCGCCGACACCGCGTAGATCAGCGAGACCAGCACGCCGACCCCGGCGGTGGTCTCGACCATGCCGACCAGCCGCTGGTCGAACAGCTTGGGCATGGCGAAGGAGGTCGACTGGTAGATCAGACCGGACAGGGCGATCGTCACCATCAGCACCAGGGCGCCGCGCAGCATGTCGCCACGGCTGGCCTCCCTGGCGGCTGCGTGATGGACCGCCCGGTTGTCCTCCACCAGACCGAACAGGATCGAGACGACCAAGCCGACGCCGACCAGCACGCAGATCGCCCCGGGCACGAAGAACGCCCACTGCCAGCCGAAGGCGGCGGCGAGCGTGCCGGCGACCACGGCCCCGCCGGCGGTCCCCAGCGAGCCGAACACGCCGTTGATGCCGAGCGCGCGGCCCCGGGTCGCCGGGTCGCGGGTGACCCAGGCGATGCCGACCGGGTGGTAGATCGAGGCGAACAGCCCGATGCCGCCCAGGCCGACCGCCATGGCGAACGGCCCGTCGGCGAAGCCGGTGGCGACGCACATGCCGCCGGTGCCCAGGAAGAACAACGCCATCATCCCCGGCGCGCTCCACCGGTCGGCCAGCCAGCCGGCGGGGACCGCGGCGGCGCCGAACAGGATCTGGCTGACCAGCATCAGCGCGATCAGGTCGCCGAACCGCATGTCCCAGGCGCTCTCCAGCGACAGGACGACCGTCGGATAGAGCAGCATCAGCAGATGCGAGAAGGTATGGCCGACACAGGAGAAGCCGAGCGCAAACCGGGACGAGACCGGCATGGACGAAACGGGCACGGGCGAGACGGGGCTGGACATGGGCGCTTCCTCTTTCGTCCGTTATCCCACGCAACGCAAAGTGGCGACAAGACGCCGCCATGCGCTTGCGGTGGGCCATCGGGCTTTCTAGAGTCGGATCCATGGCGGGATCGGGGACATCGAGCGGAAAGGCGGCGGCAAAGAAACCGGCTGGTAAAGGCTCGGCGGCCACGCCCGGGCCGACGGCCGCCCAGCGGGCCTGGCTCGCCCGCGGCCTCGACCAGCCCGGCGGCAAGCTGCCGCTCTTCGACCGAAACGGCCAGCGGGTGAACGCCCGGATGGTGCGGGCCTGCCTCGACCGGGGATGGGCGGAGCCCTGGTTCGAGAACCCGCTCAAACCCGACTGGCTGGTCTGCAAACTGACCCGGAATGGTCGCAGGATCGTCGGCGGTCAGTAACTTACGGCACTTCACCCGCTGGACAGGCTCCCTTCCCCCGGCCACTATCCCTCGGCCTTAGGGGGGCCGCACGGGGGACCGCATGACGCTCGACGACTACCTGACCGTGATCGCCGCCAGCAAGCCGGACGACTGGCGCGCCACGGTGCTGCCGACCTTCATGTTCCGGGTCGTGCCGATCCGAGCCTCCGGCGGCGGCACCGTCGATTTCGAGCTGCAGGAGCACACCACCACCCTCACCTTCCTGCGCGACGTGCGCTTCGGCATGGCCTGGGGGCTGGTCGGCGACAAGAACTACAAGGAGGAATGGGTCGACAAGCTGCCCAACAAGCGGGCCCAGGGCGTGCTGATCGATTTCCTGTTCAACGGCGCCATGGTCTACCGCGACATGCTGGTGGCGGTCGACGGCTGGCGCTGCATCCTGCCCCAGCCGGTCAACGAGACCGGCCCGGTCTTCAAGGTGCCGCAGCGCCGCGTGACCATCGCCAAGCTGGTGCACCAGCTCGTCGGGCCGGAGACCAATTTCGACTCCTACTTCAAGCGCGTAGGCATGCAGGTCGACAGCCAGCCCTGGCCTTGAGTCGTTTAAATTCAGTGAGATAAACGAACGCATTCATCCGATCTCTCAGATGAAGGCGTTGTCGTTCCGACCTGTCCGGCGGCCGGATCAGTCCTTGTAGTCGGGCTCGTCCCGGTCCAGCAGCCGCATCAGCGCGGCGAAATGCCGGTGCGCCTGGGCCCGCTCGGAATTGGACGACATCTGGTCGGCGGTCATCCGGGCCACGTCCTGAGGCACCCGGCGCAGCGGCGCATGGGTCGACATGGCGATGACCTGCGCCTGAGCGGCACGCTCCAGGTAATAGAGATCGTCGAAGGCCTCGGCGATGTTGCGGCCGGTCACCACCACGCCGTGATTGGCCAGGAACGCCACCCGCTTGCCGCCCTGCAGGGACGCGGCGATGCGCTCGCCCTCGGAATCGTCCAACGCCAACCCGTTGTACAGGTCGTCATAGGCGATCTGGTCGTAGAACTTCAGCGAGGTCTGCAGCACCGGCTCCAGCCGCCCCGCCTCCAGCATGGTGATCGCCGTGGCGTAGGGCATGTGGGTGTGCAGCACGACCTTGGCGTCCGGCACCAGCCGGTGGATGTGATA
It includes:
- the tpiA gene encoding triose-phosphate isomerase → MAPRALIAGNWKMNMDRVSSEVLAEALARNVGKVAVELVVCPPSVYLSPVSVMLGSSGVALGGQDCHTAESGAHTGDVSPEMLADLGCTYVIVGHSERRADHGETDAEVRAKAEAARRAGLVPIVCVGETEAERDAGKALEVVESQVRGSVPEGLTGETLVVAYEPVWAIGTGRTPTAEDVAAVHAHIRKVLDDICGDAANVRLLYGGSVKPGNAKELMSVANVNGALVGGASLKAEDFLGIAQATP
- a CDS encoding tetratricopeptide repeat protein, with product MALQEGRYGLTYTSARPEAVEAFDGMVTSYLGFGRDIGDRLKQVFSADPDMPMAHVAKGYLFKLFGSGAMAERAKKALAEAKTRAETQGVTEREALHLAALDAWCAEDIDRTTACWERAVLEYPKDALALRLAHFNHFYAGEGRMMRDSTARVLPDWSKDDPDYGFLLGMHAFGLEEAGDYAAAEPFGRMAVEQNPADAWAVHAVAHIMEMQGRHREGVDWVSGLEPSWSATNNFRFHLYWHQALFHLERHEFGAVLALYDRQIASDLDADMYLDVCNGASLLWRLEMYGVDVGDRWKDLARVSLRHAEDHELIFVSLHYLMALIKGGEPQAAATLAGHLESYANAATTQGRVAARVGTATAEAMAALAAGDAATVVEALYPVRYDLYCMGGSHAQRDVFEEMLVTAAVEADPMLARALLAERTAAKPNSAWSWQNYATALKATGRDQAADLAKARAAALVSAASG
- a CDS encoding class I SAM-dependent methyltransferase — encoded protein: MSRDGFFDEGIAETYDRDHGGTDPDLIRQTVECLIDLSEGGEILEFAVGTGRIAIPLAERGAVVKGIELSRAMVEKLRAKETAAPMEVAIGDMTSVRVAGSFSLVFLVFNTIDNLTTQQAQVACFKNAAVHLRPGGRFLVETQVPPLQKLAFGETRLAFASDPRHFGVDVFDVATQSYRSNHVWMDGDRHTHLSIPFRYAWPSELDLMAELAGMTLEFRWADWNRSPFDRLSGKHVSVWRKL
- a CDS encoding peptidyl-prolyl cis-trans isomerase, which gives rise to MLQFIRSKVSSIFVKILFVLLIASFAIWGIGDTIFGSPAGRAAVEVDGDVRVTAVEAAEEFDRSRRRLGIPLTVDQAIQLGLLDQTLQNLTVQSLMVVATNRLGLSASDEQIVQLIHRQFRDSLGQFDRTAYQTFLASNGWSESEFVSRARRDLARNQLIGAVAAGSEKTVPDAIVKTLHDYREERRIAAAVRIDASALPAPEQPDEAALSAYYEERKKDYETPEYRGVSWLAVSPQSIAQSMEIPEDELRELFEERKASFDTRGTRTVDQALFADQDAAGAAYDRIQAGEDFAAVAEEVTGMSAAELDFGQVTRSDLPEGTAEAVFALTEPGSVTEPVESPFGWHLFRIREAEVGAPASFEDVRDDLRREVALERAYDEVFERSNAVEDALAAGSTLEEAARSLNIPLNQIPFVARDGSQPAGGIVTTLPGEPFLRTAFETETGTQSTLTETRDGTYFILRVDGVEPPRIPELGQVRPAVLADWDTEQRLERAEDIADEIVAAVKAGTPLAEAAAEHDLTVERLPAITRQGQGLTPGWPPAVAGALFEQKAGGASAVSSDQGAAVVTLVEVIEGGGSMAGPQDQVRAEIAGAVSNDLIELLLADLESRHEVTVNPGAVRQLFTVNEGAQ
- the kdsA gene encoding 3-deoxy-8-phosphooctulonate synthase, yielding MVASRTVRIGDLAVANDRPFTLIAGPCQIESREHALEIAEELVKVCAAAEVPLIFKSSYDKANRTSLNAGRGVGIDQGLAILVEVREKFGCPVLTDVHEPAQCAIAAQAVDVLQIPAFLCRQTDLVVAAGETGKTVNIKKGQFLAPWDVANIAAKVVATGNQNILLTDRGTSFGYNTLVSDMRGLPEMARDGYPVVIDATHSVQQPGGKGGSSGGQREFVPVIARAALAVGVAAVFMECHPEPDSAPSDGPNMVPLDQVGGLLATFKAFDSIAKANPITLD
- the secG gene encoding preprotein translocase subunit SecG, yielding MQLIILTVHLMIALALIVTVLLQRSEGGGLGIGGGGGGGGGLGSFMSARGTANLLTRTTAILAACFMATSLTLAILASQTKKASIVDQVPAVSTPAEPTAPAAPLSQ
- a CDS encoding CTP synthase, whose amino-acid sequence is MTRFIFITGGVVSSLGKGLASAALGALLQARGYKVRLRKLDPYLNVDPGTMSPYQHGEVYVTDDGAETDLDLGHYERFTGVSARKSDNVTTGQIYMDVITRERRGDYLGATIQVIPHVTDAIKEFAKGDITDEDFVLCEIGGTVGDIEGLPFLEAIRQLGNELGHERSLFLHLTLVPYIPSAGELKTKPTQHSVKELQSVGIQPDILLCRCDREIPSDQRRKIGQFCNIRPEAVIPALDASSIYEVPLRYHEDGLDTEVLRHFGLLQDESEPNLERWTGIMDRVANPEGHVKIAVVGKYTSLLDSYKSLAEALTHGGIANNVKVELDWIDSEIFETESEAVMRLEDVHGILVPGGFGERGSEGKIAAVTFARERRIPYFGICFGMQMACIEAARSGGGIAGAGSTEFGPCDEPVVGLLTEWTRGNVTETRDAGGDYGGTMRLGAYECRLEDGSRVHDIYGDALIHERHRHRYEVNINYKPALEQAGLRFSGMSPDGVLPEIIERPDHPWFVGVQFHPELKSKPFDPHPLFTSFIAAAVEQSRLV
- the trpE gene encoding anthranilate synthase component I, whose translation is MTTSPDFDAFREAYDAGRAQVVWTTLVADLETPVSAMMKLADGRANAFLLESVEGGAVRGRYSIIGLKPDLIWRFYKDKAEINRQARVDTDAFEPLSEPPLASLRALIAESRIDLPAEVPPMAAGLFGYMGYDAIRLFEDIPDNNPDTLGIQDGIMLRPTIVCVFDNIDDMVTIITPVYPDAEMGARAAYAAAAERLADVVSDFERSLPYRRERPGAVDALPEPVSNTGREQYHEMVRRTVEYINAGDAFQVVPSHRMSVPFTLPPFALYRSLRRLNPSPFLFFFDFGAYSIVGSSPEILVRLRDGVVTIRPLAGTRKRGETPEEDKALAEELLADPKERAEHLMLLDLGRNDVGRVAKIGTVEVKDQFTIERYSHVMHIASHVDGELAEDKDVLEALFAGFPAGTVSGAPKVRAMEIIDELEVSRRGVYAGAVGYLSANAMDTCIALRTALVKDGTMYVQAGGGVVADSDPEAEWQETQNKARALIRAAQEAVRFAARRS